The following coding sequences lie in one Anguilla anguilla isolate fAngAng1 chromosome 14, fAngAng1.pri, whole genome shotgun sequence genomic window:
- the cdk5rap2 gene encoding CDK5 regulatory subunit-associated protein 2 isoform X9, with product MDSVVGEDQTLPLDFNGSTNMSRLPDSETAGGRGFAMETVTASMYPGRKMSPVKPLTMKDYENQITGLKKENFNLKLRIYFMEERMQQKFDDSTEDIFKTNIELKVEVESMKRDLAEKQELLVAASEALESLAGKESAEASRAKQQAQREIDQLKDFFNNRIQQLEENLKTAEDEVEKMASIAEQEKVRSIDMEKQLLAIGLSGTFKPSPTQDLHHALQEKNSIIEQLKLSLKNQESVIEQLRKTSNDPGTGDTQASEHISQLSALISQKDGELQALREGLEHEKARNEREMQSFADRQNEVPRLEAASRQLDEELRGARGAVQNLTKTLEDTAGQNKVLSGKLEEMEREMASEKKNALKRDKTIQGLTLVLKEKEKEIEELCHEIEDRDEALAKAREAAHKAQIQKYQGAEEHQSLLMEKQAELASLQLEHHTKALEAQKLQRSLGRREQELGDLQQAKEQLELELEDLQQLKKKGDKTINDLNNQLKKLNGEIGEREKALEQQYQALLDESKRKLQGHEVTIQRLTCTLSEKELQLQEYMKMLNEQQHSSSPGGGESVLAKLRQRLKDKEKALEQAMDEKFAAIEEKDDEIRQLRLSLREKDRELERLNSLLSHNTETINGLDALVKEKDAALQHQASVFGNLQRAKQELEENLARSLREKDSIIAQLQQSLHAKTQDLEDMSSAMLSRMQSGTRDLAEQLSQRLKVAEAMLAEALRDKERLVADNESAVDGLLATIGSKDQLYKESAERYNRALSERSQEIQDLRRQLSERQQQLASAEKQSSVATQEKLLETAQLKVQLSEKDALINKLVERGQERDQFLAELRLAGAPAPQVVELRQTIQVLQERLEEKEAELSKKSDEGNVSKMAVTKKTGLMLKKELEQKTEAFNKALKKENELRIDLADLRSLLTDLENRNEAQAANIESLTTTLETKDDIIWELQERLGRRDNSAQCGSIEERPRPGLPQRERTIIGGNSQQETQPSLAALAAEHEGLNRALKAEQQLYSSLVRAVKEQDSAQRLHALQMELAAVQLLRQRLEEGVRTNEDLRQDLEREIQRAKQREGGEAQTEAVDGKELESMRHQLEDAQRWNASLQARLGAIQSRGGGVGGTNDTADTFSFIADQTSYMSICVGDGLDELSLLSAVELRQKVVELQDYINKLQALNAELQKSASLSESSAKDPVEEEKDVRKLASEKHCERKLGEAVPANRTHHSLNDRESQSAAPEQVKCRRVDGSSPLSDSERSEGALLDVSSSSATSASHSPRGGGRIGRSRKVEREWSPEEQGRELALLRSLLLDSGVSSVSQLREEVQRLHSENIDLKGLLKEEKSTESKESADSSGDSDGNKDLQKVVEKLRSEAKGYRKVIKLLKEQLELNSSSGGEAGFNPELIVSMAREIERLKAEQEACRRRAESLERRLQEAEAQPPLTEQPHGSSCGTDASPRKNQHPDLIKHSMSSRSRLPIPVRPSKLVGSSTKAGGQAYERESQSLREESHLMEKDQLQRHGLPSLLDLDQQGQVGLIQQSSLWPDTEQPTDEHTGSAVIGQSTDVELRSQLELLHSECQDKEQVIARLQDRVAEAEELREQLHEKERLSRELVEALQAAESTIAYLTACNLGSQGGGHQAHDTELQAQFSKLQKALQEKEELNQQLAECLRVAESALASLGAFAPSDAAEDGALVCTDPQELAHKLERALQQASRPSAQSPSREQGSGPSAQSPSREQGSGPSAQSPSREQGSGPSAQSPSREQGSGPSAQSPSREQGSGPSAQSPSREQAEAGDAQVGDLDVHRQIDQLQEALWEQSRLNAELQERLHAAEQSTRRDSTQNQNASLCRQGEEPRKGPEVQNKEAKDRYETAGNKRKSTKSTKLQQQPGEPHRDPHTHDQLIQWLVAYLQAAERCVASLSALCAEGSARDGQRGLADLQQQLEKLQKAGQEKDRLHGHYSAEPPQPSTKPAGRQDTTKALQDNIGHIQKAFTESRLVISELQEALEEQKQLVRSYEDRLRAASSARGANVQEQLDSLQKALKEKKRTCKVLEEKLAAAQAIIALQSSPQKTRSASQQTTSLQQDDKEVQVDLQDLGYETSGKSENEVDREENSSTDNDLGLQLHASESNISSLLKQVRGAFSSVENLDSNSSVSYPSSPTLSSPKASLKGLQAFEDYGQTDSVDQLKQQVCELKGQLEAHQRAVRHLQSLLRRNSLSSDLLTVASDPGHSAAGKHDSGLGEGQEHASGALGKGLSHSLSLGPEEEELQVLKDQLTALSMELEKERSSNRNLTEQLQQIQLRSRSASPARIDSLVQSQARELSQLRQQIKESRGLGTLQRQQLEDLHKAFEELLQASDVDYYMGEVFREQLDKSLTLLERLEDRLENGDAHSDNEDSAMLELAQRLSKELQDKNRLVQSLQKQLRGQSASNLSSSDSEMSDRTPHSGQVSTYTTSPTSGHMLSYNHIFQGSGREGGVPCQAGDAGTEQRLQGLQKENSRLLEQLKSSEQLNETLRSELDLHCSILSPREQEAAGSPPPRRDPEAGRDVPDCAGPRQSARVAPAGALNPELLAEHLQEIRSLRQRLEETIRTNERLREQLERRLAEVEKDPATNIFIHGTEEQGQLANELRFLWGQNQALKEQLSLGSRDKQKENEKLRESLARRTAKLEYLRNEFEALKKENGRLQSRLTATVEDNKHLQDSLHYSRDEIHRLQCEINVQRQQLMDNHQLLQSLRVELQVYEQIKVDVDKQPVPAPAQSSPDPVSGPMDLSELLSEIRHLRLQLERSIHTNNALRQKLEEQLQRGPSKREGSPSILINYLLSGEARAPAADDGTRPPMREGCDPYHPTPQGSPGHRDTSAALHEVKRQASVDLDRLSQCSGSSADSATPAPSRLVPGHRLWANKNGRHILGLIEDYNALRKQISEGRKLTYGMDKHLQECFRTLSQQDAESQVLDQQLLKGFSTNINTMQQVLEEAGRLLKLVWRVSLPSSFSMEGSQSHQDELLKNEIIRLKSRLSQQEKMLMGAVNRLRSTNQLKEGMEKVIIDQLSLTHGVLRKARGNLETNYFSRFGLKGLPGTTEDPSQWAVTPVEEGTIIRRTSTRSSATHSQSSEGQHSDTFVPLTL from the exons CAATTGAGGAAGACCTCTAATGACCCGGGTACTGGGGATACACAGGCTTCTGAGCACATCTCACAGCTTTCTGCTCTCATTAGCCAGAAGGATGGGGAGCTTCAG GCTCTGAGAGAGGGACTTGAGCATGAGAAGGCCcggaatgaaagagaaatgcag AGCTTTGCTGATCGGCAGAATGAGGTGCCCCGGCTGGAAGCTGCCTCGAGACAGCTGGACGAGGAGCTGCGGGGCGCCAGGGGTGCAGTCCAAAATCTAACCAAGACCCTGGAGGACACAGCAGGCCAGAACAAG GTCCTGAGCGGTAAACTGGAGGAAATGGAGCGGGAGATGGCCTCAGAGAAAAAGAACGCTCTGAAGCGAGACAAAACCATCCAAGGCCTGACGCTGGTactgaaagagaaggaaaaggag ATAGAGGAGCTCTGCCACGAGATTGAGGACAGAGACGAGGCTTTAGCCAAGGCCAGGGAGGCTGCCCACAAGGCACAGATCCAGAAGTACCAG GGAGCGGAGGAGCACCAGAGCCTCCTGATGGAGAAGCAGGCGGAGCTGGCCAGCCTGCAGCTGGAGCACCACACCAAGGCTCTGGAGGCCCAGAAGCTGCAGCGCTCACTGGGGCGCCGCGAGCAGGAGCTGGGGGACCTGCAGCAGGCCAAGGagcagctggagctggagctggaggaccTGCAGCAGCTGAAGAAGAAGGGAGACAAAACTAtcaat GACCTGAACAACCAGCTGAAGAAACTGAATGGAGAGatcggggagagagagaaagccctGGAGCAGCAGTACCAGGCCCTCCTGGACGAAAGCAAACGGAAGCTCCAGGGTCACGAGGTCACCATCCAGCGCCTCACCTGCACCCTCAGCGAGAAGGAGCTCCAGCTGCAG GAATACATGAAGATGCTGaatgagcagcagcacagcagcagccCTGGAGGCGGGGAGAGCGTGCTGGCTAAACTGCGCCAGCGGCTGAAAGACAAGGAGAAGGCGCTGGAG CAAGCCATGGATGAGAAGTTCGCCGCCATCGAGGAGAAGGACGACGAAATCCGCCAACTCCGTCTGTCGCTAAGGGAAAAGGACCGAGAACTGGAAAGGCTGAACAGCCTTCTCTCTCACAACACAGAGACGATAAAC GGTTTGGACGCACTGGTTAAGGAGAAGGACGCGGCGCTCCAGCACCAGGCCAGCGTGTTCGGTAACCTGCAGAGGGCCaaacaggagctggaggagaaccTGGCCCGCTCACTGCGAGAGAAAGACTCCATCATCGCTCAGCTGCAGCAGTCCCTCCACGCCAAGACCCAGGACCTGGAG GACATGTCCAGCGCCATGCTCAGCCGGATGCAGAGCGGCACCAGGGACCTGGCGGAGCAGCTGAGCCAGCGGCTGAAGGTGGCAGAGGCCATGCTGGCCGAGGCCCTGCGGGACAAGGAGAGGCTGGTGGCCGACAACGAGAGCGCCGTGGACGGGCTCCTGGCAACCATCGGCAGCAAAGACCAGCTCTACAAG GAGTCTGCTGAGCGCTATAACCGCGCGCTGAGCGAGCGCTCGCAGGAGATTCAGGACCTGAGGAGGCAGCTCTCTGagaggcagcagcagctggccaGCGCTGAGAAGCAGAGCTCAGTGGCCACACAGGAGAAGCTCCTGGAAACAGCACAGCTCAAGGTCCAACTGAGTGAAAAGGACGCACTGATAAAC AAACTGgtggagagaggacaggagagggacCAGTTCCTGGCAGAGCTACGGCTGGCGGGGGCTCCAGCGCCCCAGGTGGTGGAGCTCAGACAGACCATTCAGGTGCTGCAGGAGCgtctggaggagaaggagg CCGAGCTCTCAAAGAAGAGCGACGAAGGGAACGTCAGCAAAATGGCGGTTACCAAGAAGACGGGTTTGATGCTGAAGAAGGAGCTAGAGCAGAAGACTGAAGCGTTTAACAAAGCGCTGAAGAAGGAGAATGAACTGAGG ATTGACCTGGCGGATCTGCGGTCCTTGCTGACAGACCTGGAGAACCGCAACGAGGCCCAGGCCGCGAACATCGAGTCCCTGACCACCACCCTGGAGACCAAGGATGACATCATTTGG GAACTCCAGGAACGCCTTGGCAGGCGGGATAACAGTGCTCAGTGTGGCTCCATAGAGGAGAGACCCCGCCCTGGcctcccacagagagagagaaccatcATCGGAGGCAACAGCCAGCAGGAG ACCCAGCCCTCGCTGGCAGCCCTGGCCGCAGAGCACGAGGGCCTGAACCGCGCCCTGAAGGCAGAGCAGCAGCTCTACTCCAGCCTGGTCAGGGCTGTCAAAGAGCAGGACAG TGCCCAGCGCCTGCACGCCCTGCAGATGGAGCTGGCAGCCGTGCAGCTCCTCCGTCAGAGGCTGGAGGAGGGCGTCCGTACCAACGAGGACCTGCGGCAGGACCTGGAGCGGGAGATCCAGCGCGCCAAGCAGAGAGAAG GGGGCGAGGCTCAGACGGAAGCGGTTGACGGAAAGGAGCTGGAGAGCATGCGGCACCAGCTGGAGGACGCGCAGCGGTGGAACGCGTCCCTGCAGGCCCGCCTCGGGGCCATCCAGAGTCGAGGAGGCGGAGTAGGGGGAACCAACGACACGG CGGACACATTCAGCTTCATTGCCGATCAGACCTCTTACATGAGTATCTGCGTGGGAGACGGGCTGGATGAACTGAGCCTCTTATCTGCAGTGGAGCTCAGACAGAAG GTGGTAGAACTCCAGGACTACATTAACAAACTCCAGGCGCTGAATGCCGAGCTCCAGAAAAGTGCCTCGTTGTCGGAGAGCTCTGCCAAAGATCCTGTGGAGGAGGAAAAAGATGTGAGGAAGCTTGCATCTGAGAAG CATTGTGAGAGGAAGCTGGGGGAAGCTGTACCTGCTAACAGGACCCACCACTCACTGAATGATAGGGAGAGCCAATCCGCTGCTCCAGAGCAG GTGAAGTGTCGGCGGGTGGATGGGAGCAGCCCGCTGTCTGACAGTGAAAGGAGTGAGGGAGCTCTGCTGGATGTGAGCTCCAGTAGCGCCACGTCCGCCTCCCATTCCCCTCGAGGTGGAGGCCGAATCGGACGCAGCAGAAAGGTCGAGCGTGAATGGAGTCCGGAGGAGCAGGGCAGGGAGCTGGCGCTGCTCCGGTCACTCCTGCTGGACAGCGGGGTGTCCTCAGTCTCTCAGCTGAG agaggaggtgcagagatTGCACTCTGAGAACATTGACTTGAAGGGTCTCCTGAAGGAGGAGAAATCCACAGAGTCCAAGGAGAGCGCAGACAGCTCCGGAGACAGCGACGGGAACAAAGACCTCCAGAAAGTGGTGGAGAAGCTGAGGTCTGAGGCCAAAGGCTACCGCAAGGTCATCAAGCTCCTCAAGGAGCAGCTGGAGCTCAACTCCTCCTCCGGGGGCGAGGCTGGCTTCAACCCGGAGCTGATCGTGAGCATGGCGAGGGAGATCGAGCGGCTGAAGGCCGAGCAGGAggcctgcaggaggagggctGAGAGCCTGGAGCGCAGGCTGCAGGAGGCGGAGGCCCAGCCGCCGCTAACCGAGCAGCCTCACGGGAGCAGCTGCGGGACGGACGCCTCGCCCAGAAAGAACCAACATCCAGACCTTATTAAACATTCG atGAGTTCGAGATCCCGCCTCCCGATTCCCGTAAGGCCCAGTAAGTTGGTTGGAAGCAGCACAAAGGCTGGCGGTCAGGCCTATGAGAGAGAGTCACAGTCACTGAGAGAGGAGAGTCATCTGATGGAGAAAGACCAGCTTCAGAGGCACGGTCTGCCAAGTCTGCTAGACTTGGATCAGCAGGGCCAGGTGGGTCTGATCCAGCAGAGTTCACTGTGGCCAGACACGGAACAGCCCACCGATGAGCACACAGGcagcgctgtgattggccagagcACAGACGTGGAGCTCCGCAGTCAACTGGAGCTGCTGCACAGCGAGTGTCAGGATAAAGAGCAGGTGATCGCCCGGCTGCAGGACAGGGTCGCAGAGGCCGAGGAGCTGCGGGAGCAGCTGCACGAGAAGGAGAGGCTCAGCCGAGAGCTGGTGGAGGCCTTACAGGCGGCCGAGTCCACCATCGCGTATCTCACCGCCTGTAACCTGGGCAGCCAAGGCGGGGGCCACCAGGCCCACGACACTGAGCTCCAGGCCCAGTTCAGCAAGCTTCAGAAAGCGCTCCAGGAAAAGGAGGAGCTGAACCAGCAGCTGGCGGAGTGTCTGCGTGTGGCCGAGTCCGCGCTGGCCTCCCTCGGGGCCTTCGCTCCCAGTGACGCTGCTGAGGACGGGGCCCTGGTCTGCACCGACCCACAGGAGCTAGCGCACAAGCTTGAGCGCGCTCTGCAGCAGGCCAGCAGGCCGTCTGCGCAGTCAcccagcagagagcagggcagCGGGCCGTCTGCGCAGTCAcccagcagagagcagggcagCGGGCCGTCTGCGCAGTCAcccagcagagagcagggcagCGGGCCGTCTGCGCAGTCAcccagcagagagcagggcagCGGGCCGTCTGCGCAGTCAcccagcagagagcagggcagCGGGCCGTCTGCGCAGTCACCCAGCAGAGAGCAGGCCGAGGCAGGAGACGCGCAGGTCGGAGACCTGGATGTGCACCGGCAGATCGACCAGCTGCAGGAGGCCCTGTGGGAGCAGAGCAGGCTGAATGCCGAGCTGCAGGAGAGGCTTCATGCTGCAGAGCAGAGCACCCGCAGGGACAGCACTCAGAATCAGAACGCCAGCCTCTGCAGACAAGGGGAAGAGCCCCGGAAAGGCCCGGAAGTACAGAACAAGGAGGCGAAGGATCGATATGAAACGGctggaaataagagaaaaagcACGAAGAGCACAAAACTGCAACAGCAGCCTGGAGAGCCACACAGGGACCCACACACGCACGACCAGTTAATCCAATGGCTTGTAGCGTATCTCCAGGCAGCGGAGCGCTGCGTAGCCTCCCTCAGCGCGCTCTGTGCCGAGGGTAGCGCCCGGGACGGGCAGAGGGGACTGGCGGATCTTCAGCAGCAGCTGGAAAAGCTTCAGAAGGCCGGCCAAGAGAAGGATCGGCTGCACGGGCACTACTCAGCCGAGCCGCCCCAGCCCAGCACCAAGCCTGCCGGCCGTCAGGACACAACCAAGGCCCTGCAGGACAACATAGGCCACATTCAGAAAGCCTTCACAGAAAGCAGGCTGGTAATCTCTGAACTGCAGGAAGCCCTCGAGGAGCAGAAGCAGCTTGTCAGGAGCTATGAGGACCGGCTGAGGGCCGCTAGTTCAGCGCGGGGGGCTAATGTCCAGGAGCAGCTGGACTCCCTGCAGAAGGCTCTGAAGGAGAAGAAGCGCACATGCAAAGTGCTGGAGGAGAAGCTGGCTGCAGCTCAGGCCATCATCGCTCTCCAGAGCTCTCCACAGAAGACCCGCAGTGCATCCCAGCAAA CGACCTCTCTGCAACAGGATGACAAAGAGGTGCAGGTGGATTTGCAGGACCTGGGTTACGAAACGAGTGGAAAGAGTGAAAACGAAGTGGATAGGGAGGAGAACAGTAGCACAG ACAACGATCTGGGCTTGCAGCTGCACGCCAGCGAGTCGAACATCTCTTCCCTGCTGAAGCAGGTCCGCGGCGCCTTCTCCTCCGTGGAGAACCTGGACTCCAATTCCAGCGTCTCGTACCCGAGCTCGCCCACCCTCAGCTCCCCGAAGGCCAGCCTGAAGGGCCTGCAGGCGTTCGAAGACTACGGGCAGACCGACAGCGTGGACCAGCTCAAGCAGCAGGTGTGCGAGCTGAAGGGGCAGTTGGAGGCCCACCAGAGGGCTGTCCGCCACCTGCAGAGCCTCCTGCGCCGGAACTCCCTGTCCAGCGACCTGCTGACCGTGGCCTCGGACCCGGGGCACTCCGCCGCGGGGAAGCACGACTCGGGGCtcggggaggggcaggagcacGCCTCCGGGGCTCTGGGCAAAGGGCTGAGCCACAGCCTGTCTCTGggcccggaggaggaggagctgcaggtccTGAAGGACCAGCTCACCGCCCTCAGCATggagctggagaaagagaggagctCCAACAGGAACCTGACGGAACAGCTGCAGCAGATTCAGCTGCGCAGCCGATCTGCGTCGCCAGCCAG GATCGACTCTCTGGTGCAGTCTCAGGCGCGGGAGCTGTCCCAGCTCCGGCAGCAGATCAAAGAGAGCCGGGGCCTGGGCACCCTGCAGCGCCAGCAGCTGGAGGACCTCCACAAGGCCTTCGAGGAGCTGCTGCAGGCCAGCGACGTCGACTACTACATGGGAGAGGTGTTCCGCGAACAGCTGGACAAGAGCCTGACTCTGCTGGAGAGACTGGAGGACCGGCTCGAGAACG GTGATGCGCATTCAGATAATGAGGATAGCGCTATGCTGGAGCTGGCTCAAAG GCTCTCCAAGGAGCTGCAGGACAAGAACCGTCTGGTCCAGAGTCTGCAGAAGCAGCTCCGTGGTCAGTCTGCCAGCAACCTCTCCAGCTCTGACTCTGAGATGTCCGACAGGACGCCGCACAGTGGCCAGGTCTCCACCTACACCACGAGCCCCACCTCCGGTCATATGCTCAGCTACAACCACATCTTTCAAG GGAGCGGAAGAGAGGGCGGAGTTCCGTGCCAGGCGGGGGATGCTGGGACAGAGCAGCGGCTGCAGGGCTTGCAGAAGGAGAACAGCCGGCTCCTGGAGCAGCTGAAGAGCAGCGAGCAGCTGAACGAGACGCTGCGCAGCGAGCTGGACCTGCACTGCTCCATCCTGAGCCCGAGGGAGCAGGAAGCGGCGGGGTCTCCGCCTCCGCGCCGGGATCCTGAGGCGGGGCGAGACGTGCCAGACTGCGCCGGCCCCCGACAGAGCGCCCGAGTGGCCCCCGCCGGGGCACTGAACCCAG AGCTGCTGGCTGAGCACCTGCAGGAGATCCGCAGCCTGCGGCAGCGCCTGGAGGAGACCATCCGCACCAACGAGCGGCTGCGGGAGCAGCTGGAGCGCAGGCTGGCCGAGGTGGAGAAGGACCCAG CCACAAATATCTTCATCCACGGGACCGAGGAGCAGGGCCAGCTGGCCAACGAGCTGCGCTTCCTGTGGGGCCAGAACCAGGCCCTGAAGGAGCAGCTGAGCCTGGGGTCGCGAG ATAAgcagaaagagaatgagaagcTGAGGGAATCGCTGGCCAGGAGGACGGCCAAGCTGGAATACCTGAGGAATGAGTTTGAGGCGCTGAAGAAGGAGAACGGCCGATTGCAGAGCCGCCTGACCGCCACGGTGGAGGACAACAAGCACCTGCAGGACTCCCTGCACTACAGCCGGGATGAGATCCACAG GCTGCAGTGCGAGATAAACGTCCAGAGGCAGCAGCTCATGGACAACCACCAGCTCCTGCAGTCTCTGAGAGTGGAGCTGCAGGTGTACGAGCAGATTAAGGTCGATGTGGACAAGCAGCCTG TCCCAGCTCCGGCCCAGAGCTCGCCAGACCCGGTTTCCGGGCCCATGGACCTGAGCGAGCTCCTGTCGGAGATCCGCCACCTGAGGCTGCAGCTGGAGAGGAGCATCCACACCAACAACGCGCTGCGGcagaagctggaggagcagctccAGAGGGGCCCCAGCAAGCGCGAGGGCTCCCCCTCCATCCTCATCAACTACCTGCTGTCCGGAGAGGCCAGGGCCCCTGCCGCAG acgACGGCACTAGACCTCCCATGCGTGAGGGCTGTGATCCATACCATCCCACCCCCCAGGGCTCCCCGGGCCACAGGGACACCTCCGCTGCCCTGCATG AGGTGAAGAGGCAGGCGAGCGTGGATCTGGACCGCTTGTCCCAGTGCAGCGGGAGCTCAGCGGACAGCGCCACCCCAGCCCCCTCGCGACTGGTCCCCGGCCACCGCCTGTGGGCCAACAAGAACGGGCGCCACATCCTGGGGCTCATCGAGGACTACAACGCCCTCCGCAAGCAGATCTCCGAAGGGAGGAAGCTGACGTACGGGATGGACAAACATCTGCAGGAGTGCTTCCGCACCCTGTCCCAGCAGGACGCTGAGTCCCAG GTGTTGGACCAGCAGCTTCTCAAAGGCTTCTCTACAAACATCAACACGATGCagcaggtgctggaggaggccGGCCGCTTGCTGAAGCTTGTGTGGAGGgtctccctcccctccagctTCTCTATGGAAGGCTCACAGAGCCATCAG GATGAGCTGCTAAAGAATGAGATCATCAGATTGAAGAGCAGGTTGTCCCAGCAAGAGAAGATGCTAATGGGGGCAGTGAACCGCCTGCGCTCCACCAATCAGCTGAAGGAAGGCATGGAGAAGGTCATCATTGATCAGT TATCATTAACCCATGGTGTGCTCAGGAAAGCCAGGGGAAACTTAGAG acaaattatttttcacgGTTTGGCCTTAAAGGCTTACCAGGAACAACTGAAG ATCCCAGCCAATGGGCAGTGACCCCTGTAGAAGAGGGAACCATCATCAGGCGTACGTCCACCAGGAGTTCAGCGACACACTCGCAGTCTTCAGAGGGACAGCACAGCGACACCTTCGTCCCCCTCACCTTGTAA